A genomic stretch from Hydrogenimonas urashimensis includes:
- the nrfD gene encoding NrfD/PsrC family molybdoenzyme membrane anchor subunit produces the protein MVEHAHAATQAVVTLDVALPGIVWGWMITLNMWAKSIGTGVILVGVYLLKKYGDRVASVKTSMPVVSFIFLNIFLLFTLLDLHHPFRMLNIFLHPHWTSAITVGAWLATILTGIIFVMAAGRLLHKLDDEPFNRLMWAAFIFAIPVTLYTATILGEAAARELWQTPTELFQMAMAAFIGGSATYLILGVGDQNVKRDLGIVLAVSASLSLIVYLGEYYFGAMKAEEVAATIAFVKEGGAYHTMFWVGQTLGYILPIVLVIFGLRTKSSSLLALASVLALAGLWIAKHVWLVIPQLMNLS, from the coding sequence ATGGTTGAACATGCACATGCCGCAACCCAGGCGGTGGTGACACTGGACGTCGCACTTCCCGGCATCGTATGGGGATGGATGATTACACTCAATATGTGGGCCAAGAGTATCGGTACCGGCGTCATTCTTGTCGGGGTCTATCTTCTGAAAAAGTATGGAGACCGGGTAGCCAGCGTCAAAACGTCCATGCCGGTTGTTTCGTTTATCTTTTTGAACATCTTCCTGCTTTTTACACTGCTCGATCTGCACCATCCGTTCAGGATGCTCAACATTTTCCTGCATCCGCACTGGACATCGGCCATTACCGTGGGTGCCTGGCTGGCGACCATCCTGACCGGTATCATCTTCGTGATGGCAGCCGGAAGACTCCTGCACAAACTGGATGACGAACCGTTCAACAGACTGATGTGGGCCGCCTTCATTTTCGCCATTCCGGTTACCCTCTATACAGCAACTATCTTGGGTGAAGCAGCGGCACGCGAACTGTGGCAGACACCCACCGAACTTTTTCAGATGGCGATGGCCGCGTTTATCGGCGGCTCTGCAACCTATCTGATTCTCGGTGTCGGCGACCAGAATGTCAAGCGTGATCTCGGTATCGTTCTGGCTGTGAGTGCGTCTTTGTCTCTAATCGTCTATCTTGGTGAATACTATTTCGGTGCCATGAAAGCGGAAGAGGTTGCCGCGACGATTGCATTCGTCAAAGAGGGTGGTGCCTACCATACAATGTTCTGGGTCGGCCAGACACTCGGCTATATTCTTCCGATTGTACTGGTCATTTTCGGGCTCAGGACCAAAAGCAGCAGTCTTCTTGCGTTGGCGTCGGTTCTGGCCTTGGCGGGGCTCTGGATCGCCAAACATGTATGGCTGGTCATTCCGCAGCTGATGAATCTTAGCTAA
- a CDS encoding 4Fe-4S dicluster domain-containing protein, whose translation MKLGFLVDLSLCMGCKGCEVSCKVENEVPIGMWRLRVKYVDVGTFPEAKRTFTPLRCNHCESAPCERICPVSALHYLENGIVNVDKERCIGCAGCVMACPYGAIYIDPETNSADKCTYCAHRVAGGMMPACVVACPVEANIFGDLDDPTSNISKYIMEHQGDVKVRKPEKNTHPKHFYVGGGEVNLNPLASERIEGYNLFNKITHLKHIGGH comes from the coding sequence ATGAAGCTCGGATTTCTGGTAGATCTCTCTCTTTGCATGGGATGCAAAGGGTGCGAGGTCTCTTGTAAAGTGGAAAATGAAGTGCCCATCGGAATGTGGCGCCTACGGGTCAAGTACGTGGATGTGGGAACGTTTCCCGAAGCGAAGCGGACCTTCACGCCGCTGCGCTGCAACCATTGTGAAAGCGCTCCCTGTGAGCGTATCTGTCCCGTCAGCGCGCTGCACTATCTTGAAAACGGCATCGTCAATGTCGACAAAGAGCGCTGCATCGGCTGTGCCGGCTGTGTCATGGCCTGTCCCTACGGTGCCATCTACATCGATCCGGAAACCAATTCGGCCGACAAGTGCACCTACTGCGCGCACCGAGTTGCTGGCGGCATGATGCCCGCCTGTGTCGTCGCCTGTCCTGTGGAAGCGAACATCTTCGGCGACCTGGACGACCCGACCAGCAACATCAGCAAGTACATCATGGAGCATCAGGGCGATGTGAAGGTGCGCAAACCCGAAAAGAACACGCATCCGAAACATTTCTACGTCGGCGGCGGCGAGGTCAACCTCAATCCGCTGGCCAGCGAGCGTATCGAAGGGTACAACCTCTTCAACAAAATTACGCACCTGAAACACATAGGAGGTCACTAA
- a CDS encoding ATP-binding protein yields MLNRYLKLSQIFFINFILLLGGVMSVATFVIYYSIQQIEIEQYTNQLKSEIAYVSLQQDKGKTLEQAAKEMSEIMGRPLRVTLIAMDGTPLFDNEADTKKMANHANRPEVKEAKREGFGIAVRYSETIGNDRIYAAKVIKWHGKPAILRLSVALDTVMSDFGTLWVRIAFVFFVALMAGLYMSWMIRWRIDEELEKITDYLQHLADKKYGARFLPGFTAEFRTIGKLLKKLSKRLEKNERKRRKYTAKLRLIGKQRSDIISAIGHEFKNPVAAIMGYTETLLGDPDLSLQMRKKFLERIEQNSRRIIEMIDRLAFVTRLENSEIEPRMSRFDFEELVKDVAAALEQKYAGRHIRIKSAPVTVFADRTMMEMAVSNLMDNALKYSQDDIVVDVNEKEFCIADRGQGIAKKEIAEITKKFYRVDKNSWDNSMGLGLAIVTYILRLHHSFLRIESDPGVGTHICFDIPSICDIKKNERSRKFV; encoded by the coding sequence GTGCTGAACCGTTATCTCAAACTCTCCCAGATATTTTTCATCAATTTCATTCTGCTTTTAGGCGGGGTGATGAGCGTCGCGACGTTTGTGATCTACTACTCCATCCAGCAGATCGAAATCGAACAGTACACCAATCAGCTCAAAAGTGAAATCGCCTATGTGAGTCTGCAGCAGGACAAAGGAAAAACCCTGGAGCAGGCCGCAAAAGAGATGAGTGAGATTATGGGGCGCCCGCTTCGTGTCACGCTGATTGCCATGGACGGAACACCGCTTTTTGATAACGAAGCCGATACGAAAAAGATGGCAAACCATGCGAATCGTCCAGAAGTGAAAGAGGCAAAAAGAGAAGGATTCGGTATAGCGGTGCGCTACTCCGAAACTATCGGAAACGACCGTATCTATGCCGCCAAAGTCATAAAGTGGCACGGCAAGCCTGCTATTTTACGCCTTTCGGTGGCGCTCGATACCGTTATGAGCGATTTTGGAACGCTGTGGGTTCGCATCGCGTTCGTTTTTTTCGTGGCGCTGATGGCCGGATTGTACATGAGCTGGATGATACGGTGGCGTATCGATGAGGAACTGGAAAAAATCACCGATTATCTGCAGCATCTGGCGGACAAAAAGTATGGTGCGAGGTTTCTGCCCGGCTTTACGGCGGAGTTTCGCACCATCGGAAAACTGCTCAAAAAGCTTTCCAAACGGCTGGAAAAGAATGAAAGGAAACGCCGAAAATATACGGCCAAACTCCGCTTGATCGGCAAACAGCGCAGCGATATCATTTCGGCCATCGGACATGAATTCAAGAATCCGGTGGCGGCGATTATGGGATACACCGAGACGCTTCTGGGAGATCCCGATCTCTCTTTGCAGATGCGCAAAAAATTTCTTGAACGGATTGAACAAAACAGCCGGAGAATCATCGAAATGATTGACCGTCTCGCTTTCGTGACCCGTCTTGAAAACAGTGAAATCGAACCCAGGATGAGCAGATTCGATTTCGAAGAACTGGTCAAGGATGTCGCCGCCGCGCTGGAGCAGAAATATGCCGGCAGACATATCCGCATCAAAAGCGCTCCCGTCACGGTGTTTGCCGACAGGACGATGATGGAGATGGCTGTTAGCAACCTGATGGACAACGCCCTAAAATACTCCCAAGACGATATCGTCGTCGATGTAAACGAAAAGGAGTTCTGCATCGCCGACAGGGGCCAAGGCATAGCAAAGAAGGAGATTGCGGAAATAACAAAGAAGTTTTATCGTGTGGACAAAAACAGCTGGGACAACTCCATGGGATTGGGGCTGGCCATCGTCACCTATATTCTCAGGCTGCACCACAGCTTTTTGAGGATCGAGTCCGATCCCGGTGTGGGAACACACATCTGTTTCGATATTCCCTCGATCTGCGACATCAAAAAAAATGAACGCTCTCGCAAATTTGTTTGA
- a CDS encoding molybdopterin-dependent oxidoreductase, whose translation MINESRRTFLKGAAFTVAGASLATGVFESVVEAAEESSAEFTNTPDHLDFYPPLEKWDSFRELDGDDWKRGGINRHGVRSEKNPDGIEVHDYTIVPCVCSNCEAGCGLTAWVDKKTMTVRKYMGNPLHSGSRGRNCAKGYAAESQMYDPDRIPFPIKRAPGSKRGEGKWVRISWDDALKEIGKKMHETLKAGDEMSKKLIMYHVGRPNENGFSGRVPHTMGLDGFDSHTNICSAGAREGSIQWANDDRNSPDWANAELIFLQSSHAADAGHYFQQSAGLIADARKKGAKMVVMDPRLSNSAGIADLWIPVWPGTETALYLYLANRVLNEKDKNGDDYVDHEFVRNWINWDRLMANKEYLKFMVTKGYISKMPEDESYESFIEIMKELYAPYTKEYVVKECRMEGFEYKLDELFEMFIDAGPRVATYLWRAGPIAHRGGWMITRSGFLPLALRGALRGDIGGVSWHHWHEISVGGKGDKATVAGKKPPKVDVWNELAWPPEYPLSTYEMSMLLPHLLMDEEWQNKWRAKGLNVPTKLAVWIPRMYNPVWINPDGFRWIEALKDESKFEMTFNLSPTWSETNWYCDYVLPVGLAGERHDQQSAPTKPERWTAFRQPVLRVAMEKMGWKPKVPYRGTLEAHMKAGLGEVWEENEFFAELLCLHVDPDGSLGVRQYWESAKHPGQPVTVKEYYNAAFELLPKLRKAAHAAYPNSEYPCYEFMRDRGAWTETTNVYKPQEEELHFDGTYYHAHGHKYHEADVEKDQFGVLWITDHEGRKRSIGVEVDGKLYHGFHTPDKKLDLFCEWLIDWKWPEYALPIYPRNEREYDKMIHIISQVHHRYMKADNEFALNTVYRLPYNIHTRSVNSKHLMEISQNHNPVWINTKDAERLGIKRGDAIKVRIVDTVSNLESGYFIAMAVPTEGTMPGVLACSHHAGRWKLKNAVEIPGFKHALGVMGVGAPLYEMTMDGKVGTLKPKEGIDKGLNERRKTWRFKEFNKDLDNIWWDGLSGSWQNAVAPVHPDPIAGNHAWHQKVIIEKAGKDDKIGDIWVNYENNFKTYKAWRDELTRPLDENDKERRPFWIKRPVVPLSKKAYTVNIKKM comes from the coding sequence ATGATAAACGAAAGCAGACGAACATTTTTAAAGGGTGCGGCATTCACTGTGGCCGGAGCTTCTCTGGCGACAGGTGTATTCGAAAGCGTCGTGGAAGCGGCAGAAGAGAGCAGTGCCGAATTTACCAATACACCCGACCATCTCGATTTCTATCCGCCGCTGGAGAAATGGGACAGCTTCCGCGAACTCGACGGCGACGACTGGAAACGGGGCGGTATCAACCGTCACGGTGTCCGCAGCGAAAAGAATCCCGACGGTATCGAAGTACACGATTACACCATCGTTCCGTGTGTCTGCTCCAACTGTGAAGCGGGCTGCGGTCTGACGGCGTGGGTCGACAAGAAGACAATGACGGTCCGCAAATACATGGGCAACCCGCTGCACAGCGGAAGCCGGGGACGAAACTGTGCCAAAGGGTATGCCGCCGAAAGTCAGATGTACGATCCCGACCGCATTCCCTTTCCGATCAAACGCGCGCCCGGTTCCAAGCGCGGGGAAGGCAAATGGGTCCGCATATCATGGGACGATGCGCTCAAAGAGATCGGCAAGAAGATGCACGAGACTCTCAAAGCGGGAGACGAGATGAGTAAAAAGCTCATCATGTACCATGTTGGCCGACCAAACGAAAACGGATTCAGCGGACGTGTGCCCCATACGATGGGTCTCGACGGGTTCGACTCACACACCAACATCTGTTCCGCCGGCGCGCGGGAAGGTTCCATTCAATGGGCCAACGACGACCGTAACTCACCCGACTGGGCCAACGCGGAGCTCATTTTCCTGCAAAGCTCCCACGCGGCGGATGCGGGTCACTATTTTCAGCAGAGTGCCGGCCTCATCGCCGATGCGAGAAAGAAAGGGGCGAAGATGGTCGTTATGGATCCCCGCCTCTCCAACTCCGCCGGTATCGCCGACCTTTGGATTCCGGTATGGCCCGGAACCGAAACGGCCCTCTATCTCTACCTTGCCAACCGCGTCCTGAACGAAAAAGACAAAAACGGCGACGATTACGTCGATCATGAATTCGTCAGAAACTGGATCAATTGGGACCGCCTGATGGCGAACAAAGAGTATCTGAAGTTCATGGTCACCAAAGGGTACATCTCCAAAATGCCCGAAGATGAGAGCTACGAAAGCTTCATCGAAATCATGAAAGAGCTCTATGCACCCTATACCAAAGAGTATGTGGTCAAAGAGTGCCGTATGGAGGGCTTTGAGTACAAACTCGACGAACTTTTTGAAATGTTCATCGATGCCGGCCCGCGTGTCGCCACCTATCTCTGGCGTGCCGGCCCAATCGCCCACCGCGGTGGATGGATGATCACACGCTCCGGCTTCCTGCCGCTGGCACTTCGCGGTGCCCTGCGCGGCGATATCGGCGGCGTAAGCTGGCACCACTGGCACGAAATCTCCGTCGGAGGCAAAGGGGACAAAGCGACGGTGGCTGGCAAAAAACCGCCGAAAGTCGATGTCTGGAACGAACTGGCGTGGCCGCCGGAGTATCCGCTCAGCACGTATGAGATGAGCATGCTTCTGCCTCACCTCCTGATGGATGAAGAGTGGCAGAACAAATGGCGTGCCAAGGGGCTCAACGTCCCGACCAAACTGGCGGTATGGATTCCGCGGATGTACAACCCGGTATGGATCAACCCGGACGGTTTCCGTTGGATCGAAGCGCTCAAGGATGAGAGTAAATTCGAGATGACCTTCAACCTCTCTCCGACCTGGAGCGAAACCAACTGGTACTGCGACTATGTTCTGCCCGTCGGTCTGGCGGGTGAACGTCACGACCAGCAGTCCGCGCCCACCAAGCCCGAGCGCTGGACCGCCTTCCGCCAGCCGGTTCTGCGTGTCGCGATGGAGAAGATGGGATGGAAGCCGAAAGTTCCCTACCGTGGAACCTTGGAAGCCCATATGAAAGCGGGCCTGGGCGAAGTGTGGGAAGAGAACGAATTCTTTGCCGAACTGCTCTGCCTGCATGTCGATCCGGATGGCAGTCTGGGTGTTCGCCAGTACTGGGAGAGCGCCAAGCATCCCGGTCAACCCGTCACCGTCAAAGAGTATTACAACGCGGCGTTCGAACTGCTGCCCAAACTCCGTAAGGCGGCCCATGCGGCGTATCCGAACAGCGAATATCCGTGCTATGAATTCATGCGCGATCGCGGTGCCTGGACCGAGACGACCAATGTTTACAAACCGCAGGAAGAGGAGCTTCATTTCGACGGCACCTACTATCACGCCCATGGCCACAAGTATCATGAAGCGGATGTGGAGAAAGACCAGTTCGGCGTCCTCTGGATCACGGATCATGAAGGTCGCAAGCGCTCCATCGGTGTCGAAGTGGATGGCAAGCTCTACCACGGTTTCCACACGCCCGACAAGAAACTCGACCTCTTCTGTGAGTGGCTGATCGACTGGAAATGGCCCGAATATGCCCTGCCGATCTATCCCCGTAACGAGCGTGAGTACGACAAGATGATCCACATCATCTCTCAGGTACACCATCGATACATGAAGGCAGATAATGAATTCGCTCTGAACACGGTTTACCGTTTGCCGTACAACATTCATACCCGTTCGGTCAACTCCAAACACCTGATGGAGATCAGCCAGAACCACAACCCGGTCTGGATCAATACCAAAGATGCCGAGCGTCTGGGAATCAAACGGGGCGACGCCATCAAAGTCCGCATTGTCGATACGGTAAGCAACCTCGAGAGTGGTTACTTTATCGCTATGGCGGTACCGACCGAAGGCACGATGCCCGGCGTGCTTGCGTGCAGCCATCATGCTGGCCGCTGGAAACTGAAAAATGCTGTCGAGATTCCTGGCTTCAAACATGCCTTGGGGGTCATGGGCGTCGGTGCGCCACTGTATGAAATGACAATGGATGGCAAAGTCGGAACGCTCAAACCCAAAGAAGGGATCGACAAAGGACTTAATGAGCGTAGGAAGACATGGCGCTTCAAAGAGTTCAACAAAGACCTCGACAACATCTGGTGGGACGGCCTCAGCGGTTCCTGGCAGAATGCCGTCGCGCCGGTCCATCCCGACCCGATCGCGGGCAACCATGCATGGCATCAGAAGGTCATCATCGAAAAAGCGGGCAAAGACGACAAGATCGGCGATATCTGGGTCAATTACGAAAACAACTTTAAGACCTACAAGGCTTGGAGAGACGAACTGACCCGTCCGCTCGATGAAAATGACAAAGAGCGACGGCCCTTCTGGATCAAGCGCCCGGTCGTGCCTCTGAGCAAAAAAGCCTACACCGTCAACATCAAGAAGATGTAA
- a CDS encoding 4Fe-4S binding protein: MSTLIFDTARCVRSVTKFSECTKCADICPVETMTIAENNLPAFVPSACVDCGGCLGVCPTESFTLKDFDPTEFFFEFAAEPSPLISCRINVPCIMALSTEHLISLALVKEKPLILDIGHCHTCPYKEPLYANILKSVEEANYLLEAIESGKKIEVEAIAAQEQGMDENVDQSDRRAFLERLSLKGAIQSKVQFEELVEGASDEMREHALGLAEIARIRQKELPDKRKILFTALKRAPKPQQYHTIAEEDISFASQKFIDMQTCTNCQMCYRICPTGALSSDAKNSKIFFDAMMCVKCRACHDTCEPDSLKLQPTFELKEFFEPTQRLLAAFKLVRCDECGVHFTSVRGERVCPRCAVEEEEAMELWGLEEKPDGSIWFVEEDKTSEDKI, from the coding sequence ATGAGTACACTGATTTTCGATACGGCACGCTGCGTCAGGAGTGTCACCAAATTTTCCGAATGTACCAAGTGCGCCGACATCTGCCCTGTCGAGACGATGACGATCGCCGAGAACAACCTCCCCGCCTTCGTCCCCTCCGCCTGCGTTGACTGCGGCGGTTGTCTGGGGGTCTGCCCAACGGAGAGTTTCACGCTCAAAGATTTCGACCCCACCGAATTCTTCTTCGAATTCGCCGCCGAACCCTCACCTCTCATCTCCTGCCGCATCAACGTCCCTTGTATCATGGCACTCTCCACCGAGCACCTGATCTCCCTGGCACTGGTGAAAGAAAAACCTCTTATTCTCGATATCGGCCATTGCCACACCTGCCCCTACAAAGAGCCCCTGTACGCCAACATTTTAAAAAGCGTGGAAGAGGCCAACTATCTGCTGGAAGCCATAGAGAGCGGCAAGAAGATCGAAGTGGAGGCCATCGCCGCGCAGGAGCAGGGGATGGACGAAAACGTGGACCAGAGCGACCGGCGCGCTTTTTTGGAGAGGCTCTCGCTCAAAGGGGCGATCCAGTCGAAAGTACAGTTCGAGGAGCTGGTGGAGGGGGCCAGCGACGAGATGCGCGAACACGCTTTAGGGTTGGCCGAAATCGCCCGGATTAGGCAAAAAGAGCTTCCCGACAAACGGAAGATTCTCTTTACGGCACTCAAACGCGCCCCCAAGCCGCAGCAGTACCATACGATCGCCGAAGAGGATATCTCTTTCGCTTCCCAGAAATTTATCGATATGCAGACTTGCACCAACTGCCAGATGTGCTACCGCATCTGTCCCACCGGGGCGCTCAGCTCCGACGCGAAGAACAGCAAAATCTTTTTCGACGCGATGATGTGCGTCAAATGCCGGGCCTGCCATGACACCTGCGAACCCGACAGCCTGAAGCTGCAGCCCACCTTCGAACTGAAAGAGTTTTTCGAACCGACCCAGCGCCTTTTGGCGGCCTTCAAACTGGTTCGTTGCGACGAGTGCGGTGTTCATTTCACTTCGGTCCGGGGCGAACGGGTCTGTCCCCGATGCGCGGTGGAAGAGGAAGAGGCCATGGAACTCTGGGGGCTGGAAGAAAAACCCGACGGAAGCATCTGGTTTGTCGAAGAGGATAAGACATCGGAGGATAAAATATGA
- a CDS encoding TorD/DmsD family molecular chaperone, translating to MNDVLTKQLARINLYALISRILMKEVDEDFLEKFEGDEMILSFFPNYQTWEKRKEIDHKRLLEQFLNVDFTNLFVLHMIPYESFYRRDDQMLETGGSNPVLQFYNEYDFRAQLDVARAVSPDHIGIELEFMYMLASSEYKALENEDVKAACEIAKIERDFLKEHLLEWAPMFLMNMKAEAGTPFYFDAASLALEFMLSDYEYLNELIGEEGCNYRA from the coding sequence ATGAACGACGTTTTGACCAAACAATTGGCGCGTATCAATCTCTATGCATTGATCTCCAGAATTCTGATGAAAGAGGTCGACGAAGATTTTCTGGAGAAATTCGAAGGCGATGAGATGATTCTCTCTTTTTTCCCCAACTATCAGACGTGGGAGAAGAGAAAGGAGATTGATCATAAGCGACTGCTGGAGCAGTTTTTGAATGTCGATTTCACCAATCTGTTCGTCCTGCATATGATCCCCTACGAATCCTTCTACCGACGGGACGACCAGATGTTGGAGACCGGAGGGAGCAACCCGGTGCTGCAGTTTTATAACGAATACGACTTCCGTGCCCAGCTCGACGTCGCCCGTGCCGTCAGCCCAGATCATATCGGCATCGAACTGGAATTCATGTACATGCTCGCCTCTTCGGAGTATAAAGCACTCGAAAACGAAGATGTCAAAGCGGCCTGTGAAATCGCGAAAATCGAAAGAGATTTTCTCAAAGAGCATCTGCTGGAGTGGGCACCGATGTTTTTGATGAACATGAAAGCGGAAGCCGGCACGCCTTTTTACTTCGATGCCGCTTCCCTGGCCCTGGAGTTCATGCTCAGCGATTACGAATACCTGAACGAACTGATCGGCGAAGAGGGATGTAACTACCGGGCATGA
- a CDS encoding efflux RND transporter periplasmic adaptor subunit, which produces MLWNRLVIGGLGVLLLLGGCGKVETKEESVKTSPIKVRVHTLKAGSYPIWTYFTGKTEAVDAVDVVARVGGELREVHYTPGHTVKRGESLFQIDPSEYKAKYDRLLAVLEKDEASYRLAKVTFERYRPLVEDQLAPQAKLDELNASLHQYLSLLKADKAVLENAAIELGYCNVVAPIDGVAGQPEIVVGNFVKPGTVLTRIVKDGRLYVHFNPSFEEVALIRRYSESPLPPVRISLRGMIDLNATLNGRVDFIDSETDPETGTVAMRAIVDNPKRLVSPGAFVKVALFLGRKPSLIAVHPDQIFHDQKGQHVYVVDGSNRVHVRYVHPIFANSELVVVGKKELRPGERVVVDIPMALTDGLIVTPVETPNPVQVK; this is translated from the coding sequence ATGCTTTGGAACAGATTGGTTATAGGGGGACTGGGAGTGCTTTTGCTTTTGGGCGGATGCGGCAAGGTTGAAACCAAAGAGGAGAGCGTGAAAACTTCTCCTATCAAGGTACGAGTCCATACCCTCAAAGCCGGGAGCTATCCGATATGGACCTATTTCACCGGCAAGACCGAAGCGGTTGACGCCGTCGATGTCGTGGCACGTGTGGGGGGCGAGCTGAGAGAAGTCCACTATACGCCCGGACATACCGTAAAGCGTGGCGAGAGCCTCTTTCAAATCGATCCCAGCGAATATAAAGCGAAATACGACCGTCTGCTGGCGGTACTTGAGAAAGATGAAGCCTCTTACAGGCTGGCCAAAGTGACATTCGAGAGGTATCGTCCGCTGGTTGAAGATCAGCTGGCACCCCAGGCCAAACTTGACGAACTCAACGCGTCACTTCATCAGTATCTATCTTTGCTCAAAGCCGATAAGGCCGTACTTGAAAATGCGGCGATTGAGCTGGGTTACTGCAATGTCGTAGCTCCCATCGATGGGGTGGCCGGACAGCCGGAAATAGTTGTGGGCAATTTCGTCAAACCCGGTACAGTGTTGACTCGAATCGTCAAAGACGGGCGTTTGTATGTACATTTCAATCCCTCGTTCGAAGAGGTCGCACTCATTAGACGTTACAGTGAGTCGCCCCTTCCGCCGGTTCGTATTTCGCTGCGTGGCATGATCGATCTTAACGCGACACTGAATGGGCGTGTCGATTTTATCGACAGTGAAACCGATCCAGAAACGGGAACCGTGGCGATGCGTGCCATTGTCGACAATCCCAAACGCCTCGTCTCTCCCGGTGCTTTTGTGAAAGTGGCGCTTTTTTTGGGACGCAAACCGTCGCTTATTGCCGTGCATCCCGACCAGATCTTTCATGATCAGAAGGGACAACATGTCTATGTCGTAGATGGCAGCAATCGTGTGCATGTACGTTATGTCCACCCCATTTTTGCCAACAGTGAGCTGGTTGTCGTCGGAAAAAAGGAGCTCAGGCCCGGGGAACGGGTCGTCGTGGATATCCCGATGGCGCTTACCGATGGTCTGATTGTAACGCCTGTAGAAACACCCAATCCGGTTCAGGTGAAGTAG